A stretch of the Filimonas lacunae genome encodes the following:
- a CDS encoding RNA polymerase sigma factor: MTLIFEFPFRWLILLFAQSLQAFKMLFERLSNHSSFEPPDTSAAAVLSGNHAYEKAHKKLHSFLLVLTRSKGVAAEIMQDTLVKCWMYQEGIAANKLDSQRAIEKYLFRVARNCYVDYQKRERKHRYVYLDNRLSEAESEPGGSLHYNTLAGDANYVLEHSLERREARVFRLLLHGLTCKEIAQSEKLSVTTTEYIIKQARLKLRGQLADYVC; this comes from the coding sequence ATGACGCTAATTTTTGAATTCCCCTTCCGCTGGCTAATACTTTTATTTGCACAAAGCCTGCAGGCATTTAAAATGCTTTTCGAACGTTTAAGTAATCACTCCTCCTTTGAGCCGCCCGACACATCCGCAGCAGCAGTGCTTTCCGGAAACCATGCTTATGAAAAGGCACATAAAAAACTGCATTCTTTTCTATTAGTGTTAACGCGATCGAAAGGAGTAGCGGCAGAAATTATGCAGGATACCCTGGTAAAATGCTGGATGTACCAGGAGGGGATAGCGGCTAACAAGCTGGATAGCCAGCGGGCTATAGAGAAATACCTGTTCCGGGTAGCGCGTAACTGTTATGTAGATTATCAAAAAAGAGAGCGAAAGCACCGGTATGTATATTTAGATAACCGGCTATCCGAAGCCGAAAGTGAACCAGGAGGTTCCCTGCATTATAACACTTTGGCAGGCGATGCCAATTATGTATTGGAACACAGCCTGGAACGCAGGGAAGCCAGGGTTTTTCGGCTGCTTTTGCATGGCCTTACCTGTAAAGAAATTGCACAAAGCGAAAAGCTGTCTGTTACTACTACTGAATATATTATTAAGCAGGCCCGGTTAAAACTGCGCGGCCAGCTGGCAGATTATGTATGTTAA
- a CDS encoding FecR family protein, with product MKEKRERLTYLASLFIENKMTQSEASEFLDLIYAMDGPDRHEEFLSNPANQQKLDAISRQENIAAQQQFDKTLQQFNRGRYFMFRAGLPALLAITALVVYLCHKPRMETWPYDTYNTFADGTKIILRAGSALQHNYQNKREATLTGTAFFDISHNPAYPFVIKSTGNIETKVLGTSFNLNTTAQGYKYIINVATGTVQISMPQQKQIQVKEGEQLRIAFNNSIEKLPFDPIQQNWMKRDLQFTDERMDSIANKLSKRYGIQFQFKKARIPHTVVTTKFQGTESLHEVLSRICELTTCSYILEEKKVSFF from the coding sequence ATGAAAGAAAAACGGGAACGCTTAACCTACCTGGCTTCGCTGTTTATTGAGAACAAAATGACACAAAGCGAGGCTTCAGAATTTTTAGACCTTATTTATGCAATGGACGGCCCTGACCGGCACGAGGAGTTTTTATCTAACCCTGCCAACCAGCAAAAGCTGGACGCCATTAGCCGGCAGGAAAACATAGCCGCTCAACAACAATTCGACAAAACATTACAGCAATTTAACCGGGGCCGGTATTTTATGTTCAGAGCCGGCCTGCCAGCCTTGCTGGCTATCACTGCCCTGGTGGTATACCTGTGCCATAAGCCCCGCATGGAAACCTGGCCTTACGACACGTACAACACTTTTGCCGATGGCACTAAAATTATATTGCGGGCAGGATCAGCCTTACAACACAATTACCAGAACAAAAGGGAAGCCACCCTAACCGGCACCGCTTTTTTTGATATTTCACACAACCCCGCCTATCCTTTTGTGATTAAAAGCACTGGCAATATCGAAACCAAAGTACTGGGTACGTCGTTTAACCTCAACACTACTGCACAGGGGTATAAATACATTATTAATGTAGCTACCGGAACAGTTCAAATAAGTATGCCCCAGCAGAAGCAAATACAGGTAAAAGAGGGAGAACAGTTGCGTATAGCATTCAACAATAGCATTGAAAAATTACCGTTCGACCCTATTCAGCAAAACTGGATGAAGCGCGACCTGCAGTTTACAGACGAACGGATGGATAGCATTGCAAACAAGCTGTCCAAAAGGTATGGTATACAATTTCAGTTTAAAAAAGCCCGCATTCCGCATACCGTTGTCACCACTAAATTCCAGGGCACCGAATCGTTGCATGAAGTACTATCGCGAATCTGCGAACTAACTACCTGTAGCTACATCCTGGAAGAAAAGAAAGTATCGTTTTTTTAA